The following coding sequences are from one Trichoplusia ni isolate ovarian cell line Hi5 chromosome 15, tn1, whole genome shotgun sequence window:
- the LOC113501136 gene encoding protein cornichon homolog 4, with the protein MLLGETFLFSLTLIDCGGILFLLVYYIITLSDLECDYLNAQECCDKLNYWLLPKYTAHSIITILLLLHGQLILFLLNLPMFIWLTFEYFTVPRGNLGAYDPAEIHNRGQLRKHLRDVMIYVGYYLVFFFIYLYCFILALLKGDPLQRSADDQIVTEI; encoded by the coding sequence ATGTTATTAGGTGAaacatttctattttctttaacattgaTCGATTGTGGTGGTATATTATTTCTGTTAGTTTActatataataacattatctGACCTGGAGTGCGACTACTTGAACGCCCAAGAATGTTGCGATAAGCTAAATTACTGGTTGCTGCCCAAGTACACGGCTCATTCGATCATTACGATTTTGCTATTATTACACGGTCAGTTGATCCTGTTCCTTTTGAATTTGCCTATGTTTATATGGCTGACGTTCGAATATTTTACTGTTCCTCGTGGGAATCTGGGCGCGTATGATCCTGCTGAGATCCATAACCGAGGGCAACTAAGAAAACACTTGAGAGATGTAATGATCTATGTTGGTTACTATTTAGTATTCTTTTTCATATATCTTTATTGCTTTATACTAGCTTTGCTCAAAGGGGATCCCCTCCAGAGGTCGGCCGATGACCAAATTGTAACTGAAATCTAA
- the LOC113501131 gene encoding uncharacterized protein LOC113501131 gives MAEDPTIPNDFDLAVDDYGSDVEKCLKINTSPYIVAFLHKKTLPRTVEQIACDENVLEKVVSNYVIVKRIISNLSWQNKLMCKNVCSMWRAAVDTLQREQISPCDFAVNLRLCYIRNGVKLNISDNFYTEPLAVFVFANTSGFTVTRKCAMLVPCPCDPPCEKKHQLVDLVHHHLVSPKTCGLTIKACYLSYMPLPQSITYRHVVNRQRFGRSAAIIAGIYIPVIPGVEFRVVNIKSIPDIKTSFYDVIDEMTQTRIVKGALVFVNESFLLHSVEDIVFLNYLTEAQPTVPYALGGCIVEDTLRNPKDILLNIEGTNEGVEYITENLVSIGVFSVPKLGNNVQPDPECQFDMYSLILESSDWAKDKIENVINEFSKKIPHFEHSVVVKLSCVGRDQKHEYEQNCFRAAFPHTRLIGCYGNGELGMNNPARPPHELYPNIKRHRRDPGPQFGVMYSYSTVFVYIGWGKITKPLET, from the exons ATGGCAGAAGATCCAACAATTCcaaatgattttgatttagcAGTTGATGACTATGGTAGTGATGTTGAAAAGTGTTTAAAGATAAACACATCACCTTACATTGTTGCGTTCCTACACAAGAAGACACTGCCAAGAACTGTAGAACAGATTGCATGTGATGAGAATGTGTTGGAGAAAGTTGTGAGCAACTATGTAATTGTTAAAAGGATAATAAGTAATCTGTCATGGCAGAATAAGTTGATGTGTAAGAATGTTTGTTCAATGTGGAGGGCAGCTGTGGATACGCTCCAGCGGGAGCAGATCAGCCCTTGTGACTTTGCTGTCAACCTAAGACTGTGTTATATTAGAAATGGTGTCAAGCTGAATATATCTGATAACTTCTACACTGAACCTTTAGCTGTTTTTGTATTTGCCAACACATCAGGCTTCACTGTAACTCGTAAATGTGCAATGCTAGTACCCTGTCCCTGTGACCCACCATGTGAGAAAAAGCATCAAT tggTTGATTTGGTCCACCATCATCTGGTGTCACCAAAGACTTGTGGGCTTACTATAAAGGCTTGCTATCTGTCATACATGCCTCTGCCTCAGTCAATCACCTACCGTCATGTTGTGAACCGTCAAAGGTTTGGGAGATCAGCTGCCATTATTGCTGGAATCTATATACCAGTAATACCAGGTGTTGAATTCCGtgttgttaatataaaatcaatacctGACATCAAAACCagtttttatgacgtcatagaTGAAATGACACAGACTCGCATTGTTAAAGGTGCACTTGTATTTGTTAATGAAAGCTTCCTTCTTCATTCTGTGGAAGATATTGTTTTCTTGAATTATTTGACAGAAGC ccaACCAACTGTACCATACGCTTTAGGAGGATGCATCGTTGAAGACACACTACGTAATCCCAAAGACATACTCCTGAATATCGAGGGGACAAACGAAGGTGTAGAATATATTACCGAAAATCTGGTATCCATTGGTGTGTTTTCGGTTCCAAAACTAGGAAATAATGTCCAACCAGACCCTGAATGCCAATTTGATATGTACTCACTGATTCTGGAATCGTCAGATTGGGCAAAggataaaatagaaaatgttatcAATGAG ttttctaagaaaataccTCATTTCGAACACAGCGTCGTGGTAAAGCTGTCTTGCGTTGGACGTGATCAAAAACATGAGTATGAGCAGAACTGCTTCCGGGCGGCTTTTCCTCACACGCGGCTGATCGGTTGCTATGGTAACGGGGAGTTAGGAATGAACAATCCGGCGCGGCCGCCGCATGAACTGTACCCGAACATCAAGCGCCACCGCCGCGACCCCGGACCACAGTTCGGCGTCATGTATTCATACTCAACAGTCTTTGTATACATTGGCTGGGGTAAAATTACGAAACCACTagaaacctaa
- the LOC113501320 gene encoding uncharacterized protein LOC113501320, giving the protein MDLLQPCVNCGITIRERIRRHVLSSLPPDMTVLLSEWLTFELSSHSHVCGACYDNLSRCLATNSRERQLGHINICYGCGKSVTRARRHEIVEKSPLASLVSLWHHHVRAANFLCHGCYMKANREVSRRNITDSNRFDALEDHQTHQNIQIPIPPPLPPQLPPPLAPHLHLGPGQDVSSIALPNYRRCANTSRRCIFDGCQQSAGHLVPTLIKSALLFHNKLYVPRCARICENHLHSNEWELLLENSSLTNTFTALEIENLLDSKNVENVIDFENIDLMPNHVCHYWTGRTTQEFIELHNSIPIQSVVPKNSKSALAMLLIKYRTGDSDARISSFFRIAKSTLQYKMNLVRNCLTDHFVPLHLGVSHISHQEIVARNTTIPEKIFGNPHSDASDGP; this is encoded by the exons ATGGACCTTTTACAACCGTGTGTTAACTGTGGTATCACAATCAGAGAACGTATCAggagacatgttttatcatcattacctcccgatatgactgttcttttatcggagtggttaacattcgag ttatcatctcatagccatgtctgtggtgcgtgttacgacaatttatcaagatgtcttgcaaCGAATTCAAGGGAAAGACAACTCGGTCATATCAATATTTGTTATGGCTGTGGTAAATCAGTTACACGTGCCAGAAGACACGAAATTGTGGAGAAAAGCCCTCTCGCCTCACTTGTATCACTGTGGCATCATCAT gttagagCAGCCAATTTTTTATGTCATGGTTGTTACATGAAAGCTAACAGAGAAGTGAGCCGAAGAAATATTACTGATTCCAACCGTTTTGATGCCTTAGAAGATCATCAAACTcatcaaaatatccaaataccaaTTCCTCCACCACTTCCTCCACAACTTCCTCCACCACTTGCCCCACATCTTCATCTTGGCCCAGGTCAAGATGTTTCATCAATTGCCCTGCCTAATTATAGACGTTGTGCTAATACATCTAGGCGATGCATATTTGATGGATGTCAGCAAAGTGCAGGTCATTTAGTGCCCaccttaattaaatcagccttgcTGTTTCATAATAAGCTTTATGTGCCTCGATGTGCAAGGATATGTGAAAATCATTTGCATTCTAATGAATGGGAGCTATTATTAGAGAACTCaagtttaacaaatactttcacAGCACTTGAAATTGAAAACTTGTTGGACagtaaaaatgtagaaaatgttattgattttgaaaatattgatttaatgcCTAATCATGTATGCCATTATTGGACAGGGCGCACCACCCAAGAGTTCATTGAATTGCATAATAGTATACCAATACAGTCTGTTGTTCccaaaaattcaaaatctgCATTAGCAATGCTTTTAATTAAGTATCGAACTGGTGATAGTGATGCAAGGATATCTAGTTTTTTTAGAATTGCTAAATCTACTTTGCAATACAAAATGAATCTTGTGAGGAATTGTCTGACTGATCATTTTGTTCCGCTTCATCTTGGTGTGTCTCACATCTCTCACCAAGAAATAGTTGCACGAAACACTACCAttcctgaaaaaatatttggaaatccTCACTCTGATGCTTCTGATGGGCCATAG